One part of the Vibrio palustris genome encodes these proteins:
- the tsaB gene encoding tRNA (adenosine(37)-N6)-threonylcarbamoyltransferase complex dimerization subunit type 1 TsaB, with protein MSAKILAIDTSTEMCSVALMMGNTVYTRSAIAPRDHTKKILPMVDEVLKEAGVSLQELDALAYGRGPGSFTGVRIGIGIAQGLALGADLPMIGISTLAAMAQNAYRHTGSTHVAAAIDARMSEVYWAQYQRQDDGNWQVVGQECVVAPSALTQSLANDGITWTQVGTGWAAYSDDFDQLNITCESSTILYPEAQDMVFLAKFALEQGHTVAVEESSPVYLRDTVTWKKLPGRA; from the coding sequence ATGAGCGCAAAAATCCTTGCCATCGATACTTCAACAGAAATGTGTTCTGTTGCCTTAATGATGGGCAATACTGTCTACACGCGTAGTGCTATTGCTCCTCGTGATCATACGAAAAAAATCCTCCCGATGGTGGATGAAGTGCTAAAAGAAGCGGGCGTATCACTGCAAGAGCTTGATGCTCTGGCTTATGGTCGTGGACCGGGTAGTTTTACTGGTGTACGTATCGGTATTGGTATTGCTCAAGGATTAGCGTTAGGTGCAGACCTGCCAATGATTGGTATCTCCACGTTGGCCGCGATGGCTCAAAATGCCTACCGTCATACAGGATCCACTCACGTGGCGGCGGCAATCGATGCTCGCATGAGTGAGGTCTACTGGGCGCAATATCAGCGCCAAGATGATGGCAATTGGCAAGTTGTTGGGCAGGAGTGTGTTGTTGCGCCAAGTGCATTGACGCAAAGCTTAGCCAATGATGGGATTACCTGGACACAAGTTGGAACCGGTTGGGCTGCTTATAGTGATGATTTTGACCAACTGAATATAACGTGCGAATCATCAACTATTTTGTATCCAGAAGCGCAAGATATGGTGTTTCTTGCTAAGTTTGCTTTAGAGCAAGGTCATACAGTGGCGGTGGAAGAATCGAGCCCAGTGTATCTGCGTGATACCGTGACTTGGAAGAAACTACCAGGACGAGCTTAA
- a CDS encoding ATP-dependent DNA helicase: MIAKTFSQQGALGQAIPGFQPRQAQIDMAQSVADAIRNDGQLVVEAGTGTGKTFAYLVPALLSGKKTIISTGSKNLQEQLFHRDLPLMIRALGFFGKVALLKGRSNYLCLDRLSRQMIESHTNYADPTLLSQLVKVRQWSSETKSGDLGECESLPEDSMIIPTITSTNENCLGKECPSYDDCFVSKARRNAMDADVVVVNHHLFLADLAIKETGFGELIPEAEVFIFDEAHQLPDIASQYFGQSLSSRQVQELAKDIEIGYRTEAKDMRQLQKIAEKLQQSAMDLRLALGDTGYRGNWREAIASPTVLRGVERLKEGLDFALEVLKLALGRSQLLDAAFERATLIKGRLDRVCDVSITGYSYWFDTTPRHFILHITPLTVADKFQEQMNMHPGAWVFTSATLAVKDDFSHFTHRLGLKPQAQFSLASPFDYHNQAKLCVPRYLPEPNSAGIAKKLVAMLAPIIEANGGRCFFLCTSHSMMRELGELFREQLSLPVLLQGETTKQKTLAEFMDLGNALLVATGAFWEGIDVRGDALSCVIIDKLPFTAPDDPLLKARIEDCRLRGGDPFSQVQLPEAVITLKQGVGRLIRDKKDQGALIICDNRLVTRDYGGTFLASLPPIPRTRNLQVVSDFLQTLPKTEIN; the protein is encoded by the coding sequence ATGATCGCAAAAACCTTTTCTCAACAGGGGGCGTTAGGCCAAGCTATCCCTGGATTTCAGCCTCGTCAGGCACAAATTGATATGGCGCAATCGGTCGCCGATGCTATCCGCAATGACGGCCAACTGGTTGTGGAGGCAGGGACTGGAACGGGGAAAACCTTTGCTTATCTCGTCCCTGCACTATTGAGTGGTAAAAAAACCATCATCAGTACGGGTTCAAAAAACCTGCAAGAACAGCTGTTCCACCGTGATCTACCGTTGATGATCCGCGCGCTAGGCTTTTTTGGTAAGGTCGCATTATTAAAAGGGCGCTCGAACTACTTATGTCTGGATCGTTTGAGCCGCCAAATGATAGAGAGTCACACCAACTATGCCGACCCTACACTATTGAGCCAATTGGTCAAAGTTCGTCAATGGTCATCTGAAACGAAAAGCGGCGATCTGGGGGAGTGTGAGTCGCTTCCTGAAGATAGCATGATCATTCCGACCATCACATCAACCAATGAAAATTGCCTTGGTAAAGAATGCCCAAGTTATGACGATTGCTTTGTGTCTAAAGCACGTCGTAACGCAATGGATGCCGATGTAGTTGTGGTCAATCATCATTTATTCTTAGCTGATTTAGCCATTAAAGAGACAGGATTTGGTGAATTAATTCCTGAAGCTGAAGTGTTTATTTTTGATGAAGCTCATCAGTTGCCTGATATCGCTAGTCAATACTTTGGTCAGTCACTGTCTAGCCGCCAGGTACAGGAACTCGCGAAAGACATTGAAATTGGTTATCGTACTGAAGCAAAAGACATGCGTCAGTTACAAAAAATTGCAGAAAAATTGCAACAAAGTGCGATGGATTTACGCTTAGCGTTAGGGGATACCGGTTATCGAGGCAATTGGCGTGAGGCGATTGCCTCTCCAACGGTTTTACGTGGTGTCGAGCGATTAAAAGAAGGGTTAGACTTTGCGCTTGAAGTATTAAAGCTTGCCTTAGGCCGCAGCCAATTATTGGATGCCGCGTTTGAACGTGCCACTTTAATTAAAGGCCGTTTAGATCGCGTTTGTGACGTTTCCATTACCGGATATTCATATTGGTTTGATACTACGCCTCGTCATTTTATTTTGCACATTACACCGTTAACGGTCGCTGATAAATTTCAAGAGCAAATGAACATGCACCCAGGTGCTTGGGTGTTTACGTCTGCGACGTTGGCGGTAAAGGATGACTTTTCTCATTTTACGCATCGCCTAGGCCTTAAACCGCAAGCGCAATTTTCATTAGCAAGCCCCTTTGATTATCACAATCAAGCAAAGTTATGTGTGCCACGTTATTTACCAGAGCCGAATAGCGCGGGCATAGCCAAAAAGCTGGTGGCAATGTTAGCGCCAATTATTGAAGCTAATGGTGGCCGTTGTTTCTTTTTATGCACTTCGCACAGCATGATGCGCGAGTTAGGTGAGTTGTTTCGAGAGCAACTGTCGCTTCCGGTGTTATTGCAAGGAGAAACAACGAAACAGAAAACGTTGGCTGAGTTTATGGATCTCGGCAATGCGCTATTAGTGGCCACGGGCGCATTCTGGGAAGGGATTGATGTTAGAGGCGATGCCTTAAGCTGTGTTATCATTGATAAGCTACCGTTTACGGCACCTGATGATCCATTGCTTAAAGCGCGCATCGAAGATTGCCGTTTACGCGGTGGTGATCCCTTTAGTCAGGTACAATTACCTGAAGCGGTGATAACCTTAAAACAAGGTGTCGGACGACTGATTCGTGATAAGAAAGATCAAGGTGCGCTGATCATTTGTGATAACCGATTGGTAACACGTGATTATGGCGGCACGTTTTTAGCGAGTTTACCTCCTATTCCACGTACAAGGAATTTGCAGGTGGTCAGCGACTTTCTTCAAACACTACCTAAAACAGAAATAAATTAG
- the purU gene encoding formyltetrahydrofolate deformylase, translating to MEKKTLLTHCCDKPGLIAKITNICYKHQLNITYNSEFVDNTTGQFFMRTELEGYFNDTTLLADLKQALPEGAKYQLASAQRKRVVILVTKESHCLGDILMKNFDGSLDVDIAAVVGNYDHLQALTERFGIPFHCVSHDDLTRAQHDTQMLEVIEQYQPDYLVLAKYMRILSPDFVEHFPYRIINIHHSFLPAFIGAKPYHQAYERGVKIIGATAHFVTSNLDEGPIIKQDVIPVDHTSNAKDMAQAGRDVEKNVLSRALSKVLSDRVFVQGNKTIIL from the coding sequence ATGGAAAAGAAAACGCTGCTAACACACTGCTGCGATAAGCCTGGTCTTATCGCTAAAATCACGAACATTTGTTACAAACACCAACTCAACATTACGTATAACAGTGAGTTCGTCGACAACACGACGGGCCAGTTTTTTATGCGTACTGAGCTAGAAGGATACTTTAATGACACTACTTTACTCGCCGATTTAAAGCAGGCTCTCCCTGAAGGAGCAAAATATCAACTCGCCAGCGCACAACGTAAACGTGTGGTGATTCTTGTCACTAAAGAATCACACTGCTTGGGCGATATTTTGATGAAGAATTTCGATGGTAGTTTAGATGTAGACATTGCAGCCGTTGTTGGTAATTACGATCACCTACAAGCCCTCACCGAGCGTTTTGGCATTCCGTTCCATTGTGTTTCTCACGACGACTTAACACGTGCTCAACATGACACCCAAATGCTCGAAGTGATTGAACAATACCAGCCCGACTACCTAGTGCTAGCGAAATACATGCGCATTCTAAGTCCAGATTTTGTCGAGCACTTTCCGTACCGAATCATTAATATTCATCATAGTTTCTTGCCTGCGTTTATTGGCGCAAAGCCTTACCACCAAGCCTATGAGCGCGGTGTGAAAATCATCGGTGCGACGGCACATTTTGTCACGAGTAATCTCGATGAGGGGCCAATTATCAAACAAGATGTCATTCCTGTTGATCACACTTCAAACGCGAAAGATATGGCACAAGCAGGCCGAGATGTTGAAAAAAATGTTTTGAGCCGAGCCTTAAGTAAAGTCCTCAGCGATCGAGTTTTTGTGCAAGGTAACAAAACCATTATTTTATAA
- the sppA gene encoding signal peptide peptidase SppA, whose amino-acid sequence MKTLFGYLGKLIKGLWKTITFLRVALLNVLFIILVVAIWFGISNATKTTPPEQSQPSALVLNLNGPIVEKASYLTPLDSFKGSALGDDMPKENVLFDIVHTIRHAKTDPAITGLVLSLGDMPSTSLTKLRYIAKAINEFKSSGKPVFATGDFYSQSQYYLASYADKVYLSPEGSVLLKGYSAYGLYMKDFLEKMNVNAHIFRVGTYKSAVEPFMRNNMSPAAREAATRWLGQLWGAYTDDVATNRHIDVKVLRPNMETFLKEFRQSKGSLADLSLRLGLVDKLTSRHQVRRLLANKFGSNGADSYQSISYYQYKDSLPTEQPKANSDIAVIVASGEIKDGKESNGVVGGDTLAAQLRDARNDPHVKAVVLRVDSPGGSAFASEVVREELTTLKAAGKPVVVSMSSLAASGGYWISMAADKIIAQPTTLTGSIGIFSVIPTFEKGLSKLGIATDGVGTTPFSGEGVTSGLSDGAKQAMQLAIDHGYQRFISLVGKYRNMSTKQVDEIAQGHVWTGQDAVKNGLVDQLGDFDDAVDAAAKMAKLKHYNLQWMEEPLTPAQQLLKGLMSEAHASLGLNISSLIPEALQPAAQQLSTSASLLSKFNDPKGEYAYCLPCQVK is encoded by the coding sequence ATGAAAACACTGTTTGGTTATTTAGGCAAACTCATCAAAGGCTTATGGAAAACCATTACCTTTCTGAGAGTGGCCTTATTAAATGTCCTATTTATCATACTCGTGGTGGCGATTTGGTTTGGTATTAGCAATGCAACCAAAACAACTCCGCCAGAGCAAAGCCAACCGTCGGCACTCGTGCTCAACCTTAATGGCCCTATTGTCGAAAAAGCGAGTTACCTTACCCCTCTTGATTCATTCAAAGGCTCGGCACTTGGCGACGATATGCCCAAAGAAAATGTATTATTTGATATCGTACACACCATTCGCCACGCCAAAACCGATCCGGCGATTACCGGACTAGTGTTATCTCTGGGCGATATGCCAAGTACAAGTTTGACTAAATTACGTTATATCGCCAAAGCGATTAACGAATTTAAATCTTCTGGTAAGCCAGTCTTCGCCACCGGGGACTTCTATAGTCAAAGCCAATATTACCTAGCCAGTTATGCCGATAAAGTGTACCTCTCGCCAGAAGGCTCCGTATTACTCAAAGGCTATAGTGCTTACGGGCTTTACATGAAAGACTTCCTCGAAAAAATGAATGTTAATGCTCATATTTTTCGTGTCGGTACATACAAATCGGCCGTAGAGCCTTTCATGAGAAACAACATGTCTCCAGCGGCACGTGAAGCGGCCACACGCTGGTTAGGTCAATTGTGGGGGGCTTATACCGACGATGTTGCGACCAACCGTCATATTGATGTCAAAGTATTGCGTCCAAATATGGAAACGTTCTTAAAAGAATTCAGGCAGTCCAAAGGTAGCTTAGCCGATTTATCTTTACGTCTCGGTTTGGTTGATAAGCTCACTAGCCGTCATCAAGTCCGTCGTCTACTTGCCAATAAATTTGGCAGTAACGGAGCCGATAGCTACCAATCCATTAGCTACTATCAATACAAAGACTCTTTACCCACAGAGCAACCTAAAGCCAATAGTGATATTGCGGTCATTGTGGCCAGTGGCGAAATTAAAGATGGCAAAGAATCCAACGGCGTAGTCGGTGGCGATACACTCGCAGCGCAATTGCGAGATGCACGCAATGACCCACACGTGAAAGCGGTCGTATTACGTGTTGATAGCCCAGGAGGAAGCGCATTTGCTTCAGAAGTGGTACGTGAAGAACTCACCACTCTGAAAGCCGCAGGTAAGCCGGTCGTGGTCTCCATGTCAAGTTTAGCCGCGTCCGGTGGCTATTGGATTTCAATGGCCGCTGACAAAATCATCGCGCAACCAACAACATTAACGGGCTCTATTGGCATATTTAGTGTCATACCCACATTTGAAAAAGGCTTATCCAAACTCGGCATTGCAACTGATGGTGTCGGCACAACGCCGTTTTCAGGTGAAGGCGTGACATCGGGTCTTAGTGACGGCGCTAAACAAGCCATGCAATTAGCGATTGATCATGGTTATCAGCGCTTCATTTCTCTGGTTGGTAAATATCGTAATATGTCGACCAAACAGGTCGACGAGATTGCACAAGGTCATGTTTGGACCGGGCAAGACGCGGTGAAAAACGGCTTAGTTGACCAACTGGGTGATTTTGACGATGCGGTGGATGCGGCAGCTAAAATGGCCAAACTTAAGCATTACAACTTACAATGGATGGAAGAGCCATTGACACCAGCCCAGCAGTTACTTAAAGGCTTAATGAGCGAAGCGCATGCCAGCCTAGGGCTCAATATCTCTAGCTTAATCCCAGAAGCATTGCAGCCAGCAGCTCAGCAATTAAGCACCAGTGCTTCTTTGCTCAGTAAGTTTAACGATCCCAAAGGTGAGTATGCTTACTGCTTACCTTGCCAAGTCAAATAA
- the ansA gene encoding asparaginase, translating to MARKHIYIAYTGGTIGMTKSDHGYVPVAGYMEKQLANMPEFHREEMPKYTIKEYDPLIDSSDMTPLDWQKIADDIRDNYAHYDGFVILHGTDTMAYTASALSFMLENLGKPVIVTGSQIPLAELRSDGQANLLNALHIAARFPINEVTLFFNNQLMRGNRSTKSHADGFNAFTSPNMPVLLEAGINIQVGNHSAIDVRPEGEFRVHNITPQPIGVITMYPGISYEVIRNTLMQPVNAMILLTFGVGNAPQNPELLAQLQDASERGVIVVNLTQCLAGKVNMEGYATGSALNDAGVISGFDMTPEAALAKLHYLLSQDLTYEQVKQKMQQVLRGEMSL from the coding sequence ATGGCCAGAAAACATATCTATATCGCTTATACAGGCGGCACCATCGGCATGACCAAATCGGACCACGGCTATGTGCCAGTCGCTGGCTACATGGAAAAACAACTGGCAAATATGCCAGAATTCCATCGCGAAGAAATGCCAAAATATACAATCAAAGAGTATGACCCGCTCATCGACTCCTCTGACATGACACCGTTAGACTGGCAAAAAATCGCTGATGATATTCGTGACAATTACGCACACTATGACGGCTTTGTGATTTTACACGGTACCGATACTATGGCGTACACCGCCTCTGCATTATCGTTCATGCTCGAAAATCTCGGTAAACCGGTCATCGTGACTGGCTCACAAATTCCGTTGGCTGAGTTACGCTCAGACGGCCAAGCCAATTTACTCAACGCGCTACATATCGCCGCACGCTTCCCGATTAATGAAGTCACATTATTTTTTAATAACCAATTGATGCGCGGTAATCGTAGTACCAAATCTCATGCTGATGGTTTCAATGCGTTTACTTCGCCTAATATGCCAGTGCTATTGGAAGCCGGTATTAACATTCAAGTCGGTAACCACAGTGCTATTGATGTTCGGCCGGAAGGAGAGTTTCGGGTTCATAATATTACTCCCCAGCCTATTGGAGTTATCACTATGTATCCGGGGATCTCTTATGAAGTCATTCGTAACACGTTGATGCAACCAGTAAATGCCATGATTCTGCTGACTTTTGGTGTAGGGAATGCTCCGCAAAATCCAGAATTACTCGCTCAGTTACAAGATGCATCTGAACGTGGCGTCATTGTAGTCAACCTCACCCAATGTTTGGCAGGTAAAGTCAATATGGAAGGCTACGCAACCGGCAGTGCGCTCAATGACGCTGGCGTGATTAGTGGTTTTGATATGACGCCAGAGGCTGCACTGGCTAAATTGCATTACTTACTGAGCCAAGACCTCACTTATGAACAAGTGAAACAGAAAATGCAGCAAGTATTACGTGGTGAAATGTCCTTATAA
- a CDS encoding YeaC family protein — protein sequence MDKQQLINAITPDIYQRLRSAVETGKWPDGTALTQQQRDSSIQAVMMYQAKHNVDADHMTIDTQGEMVFKSKRELQQQFQDEDDQIIRVNLSKES from the coding sequence ATGGATAAACAACAACTCATTAATGCTATTACTCCAGACATCTATCAACGTTTACGTAGTGCCGTCGAAACCGGTAAGTGGCCGGATGGTACCGCGTTGACACAGCAGCAACGTGACTCTTCGATACAAGCGGTCATGATGTATCAAGCTAAGCATAATGTCGACGCCGATCATATGACGATTGATACTCAAGGGGAGATGGTGTTTAAATCAAAACGTGAATTACAACAACAGTTTCAAGATGAAGATGACCAGATTATACGCGTAAATTTAAGCAAAGAGTCATAA
- a CDS encoding DUF2989 domain-containing protein, producing MNIMKLTYITLITVLLSGCFENRNNTSQLCDDNPNLRCERLNINDGQCRITRTDLIWQRYSVLKDASVDNLIKEYHTLAAYQKCLNLASQIRAIDQTKLKEKRFIALRNSTEDEEILVERIRQLKDPEALYFLWSQTGDKKAQRQFLQMEGSAKLNTPKMQYALATFYTSRDPEKTIQLLNHALELYTDDDDLNLDIIKSLASNYQLLDRKPQAYIWAIVAKQYGVNIASAQELQLLYGFTKQQYKTYDEITNKIIVALKEGNYKANLVPDLLK from the coding sequence ATGAATATCATGAAATTGACCTATATTACTCTGATCACTGTGTTGCTCAGTGGGTGTTTTGAGAACCGCAACAATACCAGCCAGTTGTGTGATGATAACCCAAATCTAAGGTGTGAACGTCTTAATATTAATGATGGCCAATGTCGCATTACAAGAACCGACCTTATATGGCAACGTTATAGCGTGCTAAAAGATGCCTCAGTCGATAACCTTATTAAGGAATACCACACGCTGGCTGCGTATCAAAAGTGCTTGAATTTAGCATCACAAATTCGCGCTATCGATCAAACAAAGCTAAAAGAAAAACGTTTTATTGCTCTACGCAATTCTACCGAGGATGAAGAAATATTAGTTGAGCGCATTCGTCAACTTAAGGATCCAGAGGCGCTGTATTTTCTATGGAGTCAGACTGGCGATAAGAAAGCTCAGCGACAATTCTTACAAATGGAAGGCAGTGCTAAATTGAATACACCCAAGATGCAATATGCACTGGCGACGTTCTATACCTCTCGTGATCCTGAAAAAACCATTCAACTACTTAATCATGCATTAGAACTGTATACCGATGACGACGATCTTAACTTGGACATTATCAAATCATTAGCCAGTAACTATCAGCTATTAGATCGCAAGCCGCAGGCCTATATTTGGGCTATCGTGGCCAAACAATATGGTGTCAACATCGCATCGGCACAAGAACTGCAGTTATTGTATGGGTTTACCAAGCAGCAATATAAAACCTATGATGAGATCACCAATAAAATCATTGTGGCCCTCAAAGAAGGCAATTATAAAGCCAACTTGGTTCCCGATTTACTCAAATAA
- the msrB gene encoding peptide-methionine (R)-S-oxide reductase MsrB, whose product MDDKKNIKSNDYWRDKLTEEEFRVCREQGTERPYSGTLLHNKKSGIYHCTCCQSPLFVSSNKYDSGCGWPSFDAPIASEAVRYIKDTSHGMERIEIRCAECDSHLGHVFPDGPDTTGERYCVNSVSLVFNNEHTQ is encoded by the coding sequence ATGGATGACAAAAAAAACATTAAATCAAATGACTACTGGCGCGATAAACTGACGGAAGAAGAGTTTAGAGTGTGTCGGGAGCAGGGAACTGAGCGTCCATATTCAGGGACATTGCTACATAATAAGAAGTCTGGGATCTATCATTGCACTTGTTGTCAATCACCTCTGTTTGTATCGAGTAATAAATACGATTCCGGCTGTGGTTGGCCAAGTTTTGATGCACCGATAGCGTCGGAAGCCGTGCGCTATATCAAAGATACCAGTCATGGTATGGAGCGAATCGAGATTCGCTGCGCGGAATGTGACAGTCATTTGGGGCACGTATTCCCTGATGGGCCGGATACGACAGGTGAACGTTATTGTGTGAATTCGGTGTCGTTAGTTTTTAACAACGAACATACGCAATAA
- the gap gene encoding type I glyceraldehyde-3-phosphate dehydrogenase, giving the protein MTIKVGINGFGRIGRFVFRAAQARQDIEVVGINDLIDVEYMAYMLKYDSTHGRFDGEVEVKDGNLIVNGKTVRVTAERNPADLKWNEIGVDVVAEATGLFLTDETARKHIEAGAKKVVLTGPSKDATPMFVNGVNFDAYAGQDIVSNASCTTNCLAPVAKVLNDKFGIESGLMTTVHATTATQKTVDGPSAKDWRGGRGAAQNIIPSSTGAAKAVGKVLPELNGKLTGMAFRVPTANVSVVDLTVNLEKAASIDEIKAAMKAASEGELAGVLGYTEDAVVSTDFNGDTRTSIFDASAAIALTDKFVKVVSWYDNEIGYSNKVLDLIAHISK; this is encoded by the coding sequence ATGACTATCAAAGTAGGTATTAACGGTTTTGGCCGTATCGGTCGTTTCGTATTTCGTGCGGCGCAAGCTCGTCAAGACATCGAAGTAGTCGGCATTAACGATCTAATCGATGTAGAATACATGGCTTACATGTTAAAATACGATTCAACTCACGGTCGTTTCGACGGCGAAGTTGAAGTAAAAGACGGTAACCTTATCGTTAACGGTAAAACTGTTCGTGTAACAGCAGAGCGTAACCCAGCGGACCTTAAATGGAACGAAATCGGTGTTGACGTTGTTGCAGAAGCAACAGGTCTTTTCCTAACAGACGAAACTGCTCGTAAACACATCGAAGCTGGTGCTAAGAAAGTAGTTCTTACTGGCCCTTCTAAAGACGCAACGCCAATGTTCGTTAACGGTGTAAACTTCGACGCTTACGCTGGCCAAGACATCGTTTCTAACGCATCTTGTACAACTAACTGTCTTGCACCTGTTGCTAAAGTATTAAACGACAAGTTTGGTATCGAATCTGGTCTTATGACGACTGTTCACGCAACAACAGCAACGCAAAAAACTGTTGACGGTCCGTCTGCAAAAGACTGGCGTGGTGGTCGTGGTGCGGCTCAAAACATCATCCCATCATCAACTGGTGCAGCTAAAGCAGTAGGTAAAGTACTACCTGAGCTTAACGGCAAACTAACCGGTATGGCATTCCGCGTACCAACTGCTAACGTTTCTGTTGTTGACCTAACCGTTAACCTAGAAAAAGCAGCGTCTATCGATGAAATCAAAGCAGCAATGAAAGCCGCTTCTGAAGGCGAGCTTGCTGGCGTTCTTGGTTACACTGAAGATGCTGTTGTATCAACAGACTTCAACGGCGACACTCGCACTTCTATCTTTGATGCAAGTGCAGCAATTGCCCTAACTGACAAATTCGTTAAAGTGGTATCTTGGTACGACAACGAAATCGGTTACTCAAACAAAGTTCTAGACCTAATCGCGCACATTTCTAAGTAA
- a CDS encoding D-hexose-6-phosphate mutarotase, translating into MNLYTAPIDYSLTKSIEFIYVGESRAIRVRHPKASGVISLHGAHVLSYQPTGEEDLLWLSDNSQFDGKAAIRGGIPVCFPWFAKAASPSHGFARTSEWQLHAYQITQENALITLQLKDDQGTDATWPHPFKARLLFEVGEELNVTLEVMNIGGHPWTFTGALHTYLNIGDIDTLSVTGLGKTFIDKLDENAPQAEPETLSVTSAIDRIYTEPKEEIVVHDPTLGRDIIIKNSGHNSAVVWNPWQEGAQSMADMQDDGYQHMLCVESVWYAPTIEEGKTVQPAKTYQLSTNISSRPR; encoded by the coding sequence ATGAATTTATATACGGCTCCCATTGATTACTCTCTGACTAAAAGTATTGAATTTATTTACGTCGGTGAATCTAGAGCTATTCGTGTTCGTCACCCTAAAGCCAGTGGTGTTATCTCATTACATGGTGCTCACGTGCTGTCTTATCAGCCGACTGGTGAAGAAGATTTACTCTGGCTCAGTGACAACAGTCAGTTTGATGGTAAAGCCGCGATCCGTGGTGGTATCCCTGTATGTTTTCCATGGTTTGCAAAAGCAGCGTCCCCCTCTCATGGTTTTGCTCGAACCAGTGAATGGCAGCTACATGCTTATCAGATCACGCAGGAAAATGCTTTAATTACTTTGCAATTAAAAGATGACCAAGGCACAGATGCAACGTGGCCACACCCATTCAAAGCAAGGCTTCTGTTTGAAGTAGGCGAAGAACTCAACGTTACGCTTGAAGTGATGAATATCGGCGGTCACCCTTGGACATTTACTGGCGCCCTGCACACCTACTTAAATATTGGTGATATAGACACATTAAGTGTCACCGGCTTAGGTAAAACATTCATCGATAAATTGGATGAAAATGCCCCACAGGCTGAACCAGAAACATTAAGCGTAACCTCAGCTATTGATCGTATCTATACCGAGCCAAAAGAGGAAATTGTGGTACATGACCCGACTCTAGGTCGTGACATTATCATCAAAAACTCAGGGCACAACAGTGCGGTTGTCTGGAACCCATGGCAAGAAGGTGCGCAAAGCATGGCTGACATGCAAGACGATGGCTATCAGCACATGTTATGTGTTGAGTCAGTATGGTATGCGCCGACGATAGAAGAAGGAAAAACCGTACAACCGGCAAAAACCTACCAATTATCGACCAATATCTCTAGCCGTCCACGCTAA
- the rlmA gene encoding 23S rRNA (guanine(745)-N(1))-methyltransferase, giving the protein MAYQCPLCHTPLTHQVRSYVCDNQHQFDIAKEGYVNLMPVQHKRSKDPGDNKAMTQARRRFLNGSHYDAMRDRVATLCTEHLAGTCNQVLDLGCGEGYYTTHIANTLQSRDNNATIYGLDISKVAIRYAAKRYHHCHFSVASSQRLPFSEHSLDAVVRIYAPSNPKEILRCIRPGGFLLTVTPAARHLFEYKECIYDTVKLHDETPESLDGFTLEHSEKVNYTMALPGSDAFDLLQMTPFYWHANDNFRDSLSQATIFPCEADFMVHLYRKS; this is encoded by the coding sequence ATGGCTTATCAATGCCCTTTATGTCACACGCCGCTAACACACCAAGTACGCTCCTACGTATGTGATAATCAACATCAGTTTGATATCGCAAAAGAAGGCTACGTAAATCTAATGCCTGTTCAACATAAGCGCTCTAAAGATCCCGGTGACAACAAAGCCATGACTCAAGCAAGGCGGCGTTTTCTCAATGGCAGTCATTATGATGCGATGCGTGATCGCGTCGCCACACTATGTACAGAGCACTTAGCAGGCACATGCAATCAAGTCTTAGATTTAGGTTGTGGGGAAGGCTACTACACCACACATATCGCCAATACCTTACAGTCTCGTGATAACAATGCGACGATCTACGGATTAGATATTTCTAAAGTCGCAATACGTTACGCGGCAAAACGTTACCATCATTGCCACTTTAGCGTTGCCTCGAGTCAGCGTTTACCTTTTTCTGAGCACAGTTTAGATGCCGTCGTGCGCATTTATGCTCCCAGTAACCCGAAAGAAATCTTACGCTGTATTCGTCCTGGTGGTTTTTTACTGACAGTCACCCCCGCTGCCCGACATCTATTTGAATATAAAGAATGTATTTACGATACTGTTAAACTGCACGATGAAACCCCCGAGTCACTGGATGGATTTACGCTAGAGCACAGTGAAAAGGTCAATTACACCATGGCGCTACCAGGTAGCGATGCCTTCGATTTATTACAAATGACTCCGTTTTATTGGCATGCCAATGACAATTTTCGTGATTCATTGTCTCAGGCAACGATTTTCCCATGTGAAGCGGATTTTATGGTTCACCTGTATCGTAAATCCTAA